The Phragmites australis chromosome 1, lpPhrAust1.1, whole genome shotgun sequence genomic interval AGGAGATGAAGCCTCGATTGTGTTATGTGATTAGCGTGACCTTTGTTTGACCAATCAGTTCTGCTTGCATGGTCCAAAGGCCAAACCAGCCAAATTGTGCACCTCCGTTGTGCTTGCTTTGGATTCATGGAAATATTATGCCTACTCCACACAATATAGTTACTTTAGAGTCAGATGGATCCTTGTTTTATTGAACATGTAGCatgtttcaaattcaaatactgAAGAATAGATCAACTCCCTGAGGGGAGTCAATGAACTTATGAGACACCAAATTAATGGTCACAAATTATCACGGAAACACTCACATTTTAGATTTACCAGAACAATGAAACTATCGAACAAATGTTCTGTACATCAATCCTGTGAACATCACCTGGACATACAACTATGTGCCACCAAAACTTCAACCTTAACAGCACTAGAGCACAGAGTTACAAATCTTACCAATACCTAAAGTAACAGAAAACTAGAGAAGCTTCTTCTCAAGTCCCTGCAAATGCTACCACAGTTCTTCTGCACCTTCAAAGGAACAATTGTCCTGCTGTAGCTATGGTAAACCCAAGCAATGCACCAGCAACAACCTGGGAGCAATTTAACACCAAAGAAGTTAGCAACATATAAAAAATGGTCCTTCATTTCGTTTCAACCAAAAAATGGTCCTTCATGAAGGTAAGCCACAAGCAGACAGTGGTGCTGACGAAGCTGCATGATGTTGATAACAGATAAGCATGTGGTGCCAAGAGGGGGGTTTGAGGTTCACTTGGAATCTACGTAACCACCATGCCAATAAGACATCGCTTTCATTTTGCAAAACTACAATAAAATACACAATAAAAAGGACATTTGAGCAAACCTGGGTTGGTGTATGGCCTAAAAGTTCTCGCAGTGGTCTTGTTTCGGACAAGGGATGTTCAGAAGGAAGCTCACAAACTATTTGATTCAATACCTGAAGATCGGAGAAAacaaggaaaagtttaacaagTTATTGGATCAACAGCAGAGATGGCACACGCAATGAGTTATTACATACCTCTGCTTGCTTTCCAGCATGCAGTCTGATACCAGAAGCATCGTACATCACCTGCCAATCAAGTCACAGAATGGAAATTTCTGAGACCTTCACCATTTGGGATTAACCGAAAGGATGCAATGCCAACACTCTACACCACAAATGTCCAATCAAAACTGGAAATTGGATCCAAGCAACAATGATATAAGTGTTCCTCTatcaagaagcaagaaaaaAGATCTTTGAAAGGAACAGGGATGAGATGGATAACGGATAACCTACCACACTCGCGAATATTGTTGCTGTTGCAAAGAGGGCGCAGCCAAAGCCATCTTGGAAGCCAATCGCTATTGCTAGCGCTGTAACCGTTGCAGAATGTGATGATGGCATGCCACCAGAGCCGACAAGCTGCTTAGGATCCCATCTGTTCTCCTTGTACCTTAGTTTCAAAACTAACACACATCAAACTTATTGCAACATGAGGATCTACATCAGACACAGGTTGAGACTCTAGAACCGCAAAATTCATTGCTAATCTTACATAGGGCTAATGCTGAGCTACCGATGTACATAAAAAAACTATTGAAGAAACATGAGAGATTAAGGAAACAACGACCATGATGCAAAACCATTCTTTCATCTGCCATAATAAAGATCACAGTAAGTCACGCGTCTGTAAGAGTAAccaaatatacaactttttcatGAGTACAAATGAGCACTGTGTGTTCATATTCCTGTCGTGGCTCAAACATCGATAGAGTACCACTCGGAGCTCCCTGAACATCTAATTGGAAATTGGAGTGTCGAAATCAGGGCCCACaatatttttggagaatttgaatttctagaatttctgACTCGTCTTCGTCCTGTTTAGATTTCTGATTGAATTGTTAAAGTGCATACAAAATCGATCAAAGGGTGGCCGTAGACATTGAAAATTGGACAGCCAAGCACAGATCAAATATAAACCAGCGATGCATTCCAGCTCAATTGTCACATGATTTAACTGGATCAAGGCCAACTCCTTTTGTTTCCAGCCCAATTCAACAGAAGCATCCAAAGAATCTGCGGAATTCCATCATATACGAGGCTAGTACATTTGTGACCAACCGTTCCTACgagcaaataaaaaaagaagagggaTCGATTCGTATGCTCAGATCTCCAAGAAATGAAACAGGAGGAGAACAATGTCAAAACTCAGCTTTGACTTCCGGAATCGCGCGCGGATCCGATCACTCCCGACCCCGATCCCACAGCCAAACGCCAGCGAACGCAAGGAAAAGGCAGGGGAAGCAGGGAGACGGTCGGACTTACCATGTGACGAAGAACTTGATGGACTGCGCGACGGCGAACCCGAGCAGGGCGGCGACGAGGGGGTAGTTGTGGAAGACGGCGAGGTAGGAGAAccccgcggcggccggcggcgaggaggcggcaTCCGCGCCATCAGCACCGTCCCCCATGGCTGGACGGAGACCTCTTGGCTCCTGGACGGTCCTGGCCGGCGCTGCCTAATCCGGGCTGGCCCCTCTGCAGCACGTTACCGGACCGGAGCCTTTTGCTATATTTATAGCCTCCGCGCCCCGCGGTGTGCTAAATGtttctcccctctctctttcccgTCCCTGCGTCGCACGGCTGCACAGCAGCAATGGCGACGGCAATTCGCTGCTCTATTCTACTAAGCTGCTACGGGAGGAGCCGAGGAAGGAACAAACACTCCGCAGATAATCAGGGGCGGACTCGGTCCGAAATCGACGGATGTCTGCTACCTACGCTAGAGCTACAGTAAAAGTATTTATAATACgctaaactaataaaaataagtGGAGGCCTGTACCCCGCTCCTCTAGAGCTGAATCCGCACAGATTGCCTCTCTCTTTCATACGGCAGAGCTCTAGCTTGGGGCTCTCTGCTAATGCTTGTAGTTACACCTGTACGTACATATATTTAAAtgagtaattttatttttattagtaggTGTGTATATGTAATACATGtgtaattaataatattatgataagaatatacatataaaatcaataatattgcaGTGAGAGTcgaaatttaaaataaaatacggTGTATAAGTTTATGatcatctattatattatttaagtAAACAATGGTGTAGAATTTTATAATCACCTATTACAATTATACTAATCGAAGTCATGAGAAAAATTTaggtaaaaaagaaaataaataatacaATAATCATAAGCAAAAGTAATAGCACAACTAATCTCTCATTCCCAACGATGCATTATCTGATACGTTTAACAAATTCTCATACAACTTCAGTAATATTGTCTTTAGATTTATTTCCGTacgtttaattttttttacaattagCAGGTCAAACAAGAACTTTTTTCTTAACTCGTGCACAACCTGTAAGTGCATTATATTTTAttgtaattataaaaaaattgcaaaaacagaTGATCAATTGCTTAATGTAAATCACAATGCAAATTGGTGGTTATAGTTATTTACTGTTCCACGTGTATAGCATCTAGACCACTAGTTAAGTGGTAAGTGTTCTGgttattaatgacaaccatatcattgtgaatAACAAGTTTGTTTTAAAGGGTAATTAAAAGATTAGTTCATAAAATTGTTAGGTGATCTTAATCCCTTAATTGAATGGTTGAGTGATCAAAGGATGTGAACATCAAAATTAAGGaacttctagttctaagtgtctcAATGAGATGGAGGACACTTATAGTAGCATATGGTTTCTTTTGTTCTTTGCGTATACTATAAATAGGGactaagagtagtagtttgatcAAGTTTAATCTAGATTTGATTGGATGCACACTCGTGAAATTCTAGCATTAGATAGCTCATTAATAAGTTGAAGTGAAGATAAAACTTAAAtaagtttgaattggataagttctGAAAACTCTATACTCATAGGATGGCCTGGCGGTGAAGGCATTGCACATGTCAGATCTTTTATCTTGATATTCTTGTGCACAACGGATGATCTggtgaagagaagaagagaaggtagcaacactggagtatttttcaAAAGAGGGATTTTAAGttgaacacgtcggatggtccgacgtacCATCAGAGGCTTTGCCGGAGTGAAGTCCAGAAGATTTCTTTGTGTTCATTGGAAAATGGACTCATACATGCCGAATGGTCCAGCGTGTACATTAGAGACTTCGCTGGAACATTTAGAgctataacggctagttttgagTGGACGATTcatatcggatggtccagtgtttgaAGCATAAGCACGCTGGATAATTCAACATTCATGAAAAAAGTGAGAGGTTAGACAACAGCTAattttggacctctagcctatatataccccattATTTCATCTCACTAGGTAACCTTGCGATTCGAAAGAGTGATCAAGAGGCAAGAGGGTGCACTAGAGTGATTCTAACTGTAGTCTAGATTTGATTTGGATCAAGTGAAGTTATTGTCgtgttactcttagtggttgaCAACACCTAGCCAGTTTTGGTGATTGGAGATGTCTTGTTGAACTCTTGAAGTTCTTATGGAAACCACAAGAGGAAgctttgtgcttggtttgaagCCTGCCAATCCGAAAATGTAGAATTGTCTATCATTAAGGAGCACGACTTAAGGGGGAGCGATATTCTTAGTGGATGCTTCAACGAGGATTATGGAGGAGTGCCAACTCTTCAATATCTTGAGAAAAAATTTGGTGTCTTCTTGCCCATCtctttactttgagcatttatttTCTTACAAGCCAATGTTCTGTAATTCTCTTCTTGGTGTAGCTTGCATGTATTTTTGCTTAGCATTGTATCAAATTTGGTCATTTTTATTAGGGTATCAAATTAGTGTAGCTTTACTATTCATCTAGGATAATGTTATTTAGAGTTGGGTTGAAATAGTTTGTATTAGGgtcattcaccccctcttaggccattcgatcatttcaattgatatcagagtctcgtgctcttATTAGGCTTAACACACTAGAGTAGTGGCCCTCGGGATTGACGGTAGCGTGCTAAAGTTTGAAGTTGCTTATTGGAAAGTTCACATgatgagctatcttgaggctatttccttAAAAGTTTGGCTAGCCACCTCCGTTGGATTTGAAaaaccttttaccgaacaagaagttagaTATAATGTTAAGGCTAAAAATGCtttttttgagggaattagtgaagaattATTTTCTAGAGTAAGAAGCAAGGAGTTAATACATGATATTGGACCGGTCTATGTGAAATTCATAAGATCTCAAAGAAAATCAAGGAGGAAAGATATTATATGCTAATGAACaatcttaatcaatttaagatgcttcctaacaatgagttatgcaatgatatgtattatCACATGAACATGCTAATTGAGAAAATTAACTCACTTGAAtttactcaattgtctcaaggggATATTATTTGTCATATCTTAATGATGTTTTCTaagccacaatacaacattATTATATCTCTACTTCATGAGAAAGACATCAATGagatgaccatcaccgatgccgtggGCAAGATTAATGTTCATGAGATATTCTTGTTTAGGGGTTCAAGATGAAGAATTTTTCTCTaggaagaatcttgctctcaaggtcAAAATGATTGGAAAAGataataaaaagaagaagataaagctTCCATCATctaagtgaaagtgatgaagatgaggagacGACTCCGACACCAAGCTTGTCCACCCCATGAGAAGAACAACAATGATGATATTCAAGTTGGGTAAGAAGGGCTACATCTATGATTCCATGAAGAATAAGTTTCGCTCAAAGAAATTTGATAAGTCCGGTGACGAAGATAAGAAGAAATGATACAATTATGGTGACTATAACCATATGTCATATAATTGCTttcatcctgacaagagaaacaagaataagaataaGTCAaatgattcaagtgatgatgatgaatgcaaacacaagaagaagagTCAAGACAAGAAAAAGAACAT includes:
- the LOC133926779 gene encoding uncharacterized protein LOC133926779 → MGDGADGADAASSPPAAAGFSYLAVFHNYPLVAALLGFAVAQSIKFFVTWYKENRWDPKQLVGSGGMPSSHSATVTALAIAIGFQDGFGCALFATATIFASVVMYDASGIRLHAGKQAEVLNQIVCELPSEHPLSETRPLRELLGHTPTQVVAGALLGFTIATAGQLFL